A window of Babylonia areolata isolate BAREFJ2019XMU chromosome 2, ASM4173473v1, whole genome shotgun sequence contains these coding sequences:
- the LOC143298115 gene encoding uncharacterized protein LOC143298115 isoform X3, translated as MEEGKRRKATEEGKRRKAMEEGKRRGAMEEGKRRGRKTRNTRTGPASSSDSDSCQEAIQHQIQQQKMNEDQLLLDAGITVEEMGEEEKRQILEALRQSLPATEKPAPSTSDQIPDSADNKDSKGESERAEDQMPEAQSLEVLVEDYDSDGGGRQECDSTTTTTVTTLADAGKNVGGVGHVKERGRGQPDADSMSDVSDSADALDTNLMNRTTKKQRMRCRPDMKLSFHQKKQGQSRFKELFNRTKLSQSQNSESSVSPVKDRGSEATGVHSSQDLFMEQSSDDERNSTSHPDPSNDGAASGARSCVTSLSKQAVPTQHSQSSSVGGKEEEEGREDAEEVTMEDAETQPPEDFAVMEEEDRGDGLAEEEEDAQSSPVYPVQVTEASGHSPSPDSQTSTAACHLSPSTLPVAEDKEGRPLLTDNWFSWPPVPPVCCLHRTYRMSSKKRKELPSDGQPYFCPDRSDAGAYSQVIVCMLDSYLQQFSTVQRCLHSLLPWGKPVRAGQHMPASLDCRKRGQPSFHFDLDNSEEDAEEEDFEPGLRLRKRLALQKRKCKISNDDAAADSDSVSQVKSEGGEDNVPLKLDDGGDRAGDTAAYDAETQALDSDSDLPDLHIESPTAVDCSWSNTGSRAEKGKASSPPVVSGDSQSSGSLLNEQGDLYSTQLPRSRKRAGQAGGDTAPTRLKRPRRMAQPAEVRDNRCHNLTPISLKHKQLPSSHVDSKECMPSIEEDDDEVSFPQKKKVRIERKRTGYLHISSTVEGREGRSAIVHPLPRGNRSRKDKAGQGMTGKEVSEGKQTPKAPVPSGVSSSSDVRGGYSDGEDSDDSLQCLEPSSCTDHPTLNPSPSQGDPQEEEDGDHGTVRATPQAQELMEDGDSGSHDLVTCPLCNKQFASTVIERHASDCSLEVDREETQVPLPSVSVVSVPKRRALRGQLDREQLVCVLCHMKLGGSGALKRHLETCQHQHQRGGETQERREHHDDACPVSLVEGGKEEEGGAAGRGGPSTHCD; from the exons atggaggaagggaagaggaggaaggccacggaggaagggaagaggaggaaggccATGGAAGAAGGCAAGAGGAGAGGGGCcatggaggaagggaagaggaggggtcgAAAGACACGCAACACACGCACAGGGCCAGCCTCCAGCAGCGATTCTGACAGCTGTCAGGAAGCCATTCAGCACCAGATACAGCAGCAGAAAATGAACGAGGACCAGCTGTTGTTGG ATGCTGGGATCACTGTGGAGGAGATGGGtgaggaagaaaagagacagatccTG GAGGCTCTGCGGCAGTCTCTACCAGCTACAGAGAAGCCGGCACCTTCCACATCAGACCAGATCCCTGACTCGGCTGACAACAAGGACAGTAAAGGAGAGTCTGAAAGAGCCGAGGACCAGATGCCTGAGGCACAGTCCCTTGAAGTGCTGGTGGAGGACTATGacagtgatgggggagggaggcaaGAGTgtgactccaccaccaccaccaccgtcaccaccttGGCAGATGCTGGGAAAAACGTGGGAGGGGTGGGAcacgtgaaggagagaggaagggggcagCCTGATGCAGACAGCATGTCAGACGTGTCAGACTCTGCGGATGCCCTGGACACCAACCTGATGAACCGCACCACCAAGAAGCAGAGAATGCGATGCCGGCCGGATATGAAGCTGAGCTTCCACCAGAAAAAGCAGGGACAGAGCAGGTTTAAGGAGCTCTTCAACAGAACG AAGTTGTCCCAGAGCCAGAACTCAGAGTCCTCTGTGTCCCCAGTGAAAGATAGGGGGTCAGAGGCTACAGGTGTGCACAGCTCACAGGACCTGTTTATGGAGCAGTCCTCTGATGAT GAGCGTAACAGCACCTCACACCCTGACCCCAGCAATGATGGTGCAGCTTCAGGGGCACGGTCTTGTGTCACATCACTGTCAAAACAGGCAGTCCCCACACAGCACAGCCAGTCATCCTCtgtgggagggaaagaggaggaggagggaagagaggatgcAGAGGAAGTGACCATGGAGGATGCAGAGACCCAGCCTCCAGAGGACTTTgctgtgatggaggaggaggacaggggtgatggtttggcggaggaggaagaggacgctCAGAGCAGTCCTGTCTACCC GGTACAGGTGACAGAGGCCTCAGGTCACTCTCCATCACCAGACAGCCAGACCAGCACTGCCGCCTGCCACCTGTCTCCCTCG ACCCTGCCAGTGGCTGAAGACAAGGAGGGTCGGCCACTGCTGACTGACAACTGGTTCAGCTGGCCCCCTGTGCCGCCAGTCTGCTGTCTGCACAGGACTTaccg AATGTCTTCCAAGAAAAGGAAAGAG CTCCCCTCAGATGGACAGCCCTACTTCTGTCCAGACAGAAGCGATGCTGGTGCCTATAGCCAGGTGATCGTATGCATGCTGGATTCATACCTGCAGCAGTTCAGCACTGTGCAGCGCTGTCTCCACAGCTTGCTGCCCTGGGGAAAACCTGTGCGGGCTGGACAGCACATGCCTGCCTCCCTAGACTGCAGGAAGAGAGGACAGCCATCCTTTCACTTTGATCTGGACAACAGTGAGGAGGATGCAGAGGAGGAAGATTTTGAGCCTGGGCTGCGTCTGCGCAAGAGGCTGGCTCTCCAAAAACGAAAGTGCAAGATAAGCAATGATGATGCCGCTGCAGACAGTGACTCAGTCAGCCAGGTAAAAAGTGAAGGTGGTGAGGATAATGTGCCACTGAAGCTAGATGATGGAGGGGACAGAGCAGGAGACACAGCCGCTTACGATGCAGAAACGCAAGCCCTGGACTCTGACAGCGACCTTCCGGACCTGCACATAGAGTCCCCCACTGCTGTGGACTGCAGCTGGAGCAACACAGGGAGCCGAGCAGAGAAAGGGAAGGCCTCCAGTCCACCTGTTGTCAGTGGGGACAGTCAGAGCTCTGGCTCTCTGCTCAACGAACAGGGAGACCTCTACTCTACCCAGCTCCCACGCAGCAGGAAACGTGCCGGTCAGGCAGGTGGTGATACTGCACCCACACGGCTGAAGCGTCCACGCCGGATGGCACAGCCAGCAGAGGTCAGAGACAACCGTTGTCATAACCTGACACCAATAAGTCTGAAACATAAGCAGCTTCCTTCTAGCCATGTAGACAGCAAAGAGTGCATGCCAAGTattgaagaggatgatgatgaagtgtcCTTTCCTCAGAAAAAGAAGGTGCGAATAGAGAGGAAGAGGACAGGCTACCTCCACATTTCCAGCactgtggaagggagagaggggaggtctgCCATTGTCCACCCCTTACCTCGAGGAAACCGCTCAAGAAAGGACAAAGCAGGGCAAGGGATGACTGGCAAAGAGGTCAGTGAAGGGAAGCAGACACCAAAGGCCCCTGTCCCTTCCGGCGTGTCTTCCTCCTCTGACGTGAGGGGCGGGTACAGTGACGGGGAGGACAGTGATGACTCTTTGCAGTGTCTGGAGCCCTCCAGCTGCACAGACCAtcccaccctcaacccctcccccagtCAGGGGGATcctcaggaggaggaggatggtgaccaTGGGACTGTCAGAGCAACACCCCAGGCCCAGGAGCTCATG GAAGATGGTGACAGTGGATCACATGACTTGGTGACATGTCCACTGTGCAACAAACAGTTTGCTAGCACGGTGATAGAACGCCACGCCTCTGATTGCAGTCTggaggtggacagagaggagacacaggTGCCCCTGCCCtcag TGTCCGTGGTCAGTGTGCCGAAAAGGCGTGCCTTGCGTGGTCAGCTGGACAG
- the LOC143298115 gene encoding uncharacterized protein LOC143298115 isoform X4 produces the protein MGEEEKRQILEALRQSLPATEKPAPSTSDQIPDSADNKDSKGESERAEDQMPEAQSLEVLVEDYDSDGGGRQECDSTTTTTVTTLADAGKNVGGVGHVKERGRGQPDADSMSDVSDSADALDTNLMNRTTKKQRMRCRPDMKLSFHQKKQGQSRFKELFNRTKLSQSQNSESSVSPVKDRGSEATGVHSSQDLFMEQSSDDERNSTSHPDPSNDGAASGARSCVTSLSKQAVPTQHSQSSSVGGKEEEEGREDAEEVTMEDAETQPPEDFAVMEEEDRGDGLAEEEEDAQSSPVYPVQVTEASGHSPSPDSQTSTAACHLSPSTLPVAEDKEGRPLLTDNWFSWPPVPPVCCLHRTYRMSSKKRKELPSDGQPYFCPDRSDAGAYSQVIVCMLDSYLQQFSTVQRCLHSLLPWGKPVRAGQHMPASLDCRKRGQPSFHFDLDNSEEDAEEEDFEPGLRLRKRLALQKRKCKISNDDAAADSDSVSQVKSEGGEDNVPLKLDDGGDRAGDTAAYDAETQALDSDSDLPDLHIESPTAVDCSWSNTGSRAEKGKASSPPVVSGDSQSSGSLLNEQGDLYSTQLPRSRKRAGQAGGDTAPTRLKRPRRMAQPAEVRDNRCHNLTPISLKHKQLPSSHVDSKECMPSIEEDDDEVSFPQKKKVRIERKRTGYLHISSTVEGREGRSAIVHPLPRGNRSRKDKAGQGMTGKEVSEGKQTPKAPVPSGVSSSSDVRGGYSDGEDSDDSLQCLEPSSCTDHPTLNPSPSQGDPQEEEDGDHGTVRATPQAQELMEDGDSGSHDLVTCPLCNKQFASTVIERHASDCSLEVDREETQVPLPSVSVVSVPKRRALRGQLDREQLVCVLCHMKLGGSGALKRHLETCQHQHQRGGETQERREHHDDACPVSLVEGGKEEEGGAAGRGGPSTHCD, from the exons ATGGGtgaggaagaaaagagacagatccTG GAGGCTCTGCGGCAGTCTCTACCAGCTACAGAGAAGCCGGCACCTTCCACATCAGACCAGATCCCTGACTCGGCTGACAACAAGGACAGTAAAGGAGAGTCTGAAAGAGCCGAGGACCAGATGCCTGAGGCACAGTCCCTTGAAGTGCTGGTGGAGGACTATGacagtgatgggggagggaggcaaGAGTgtgactccaccaccaccaccaccgtcaccaccttGGCAGATGCTGGGAAAAACGTGGGAGGGGTGGGAcacgtgaaggagagaggaagggggcagCCTGATGCAGACAGCATGTCAGACGTGTCAGACTCTGCGGATGCCCTGGACACCAACCTGATGAACCGCACCACCAAGAAGCAGAGAATGCGATGCCGGCCGGATATGAAGCTGAGCTTCCACCAGAAAAAGCAGGGACAGAGCAGGTTTAAGGAGCTCTTCAACAGAACG AAGTTGTCCCAGAGCCAGAACTCAGAGTCCTCTGTGTCCCCAGTGAAAGATAGGGGGTCAGAGGCTACAGGTGTGCACAGCTCACAGGACCTGTTTATGGAGCAGTCCTCTGATGAT GAGCGTAACAGCACCTCACACCCTGACCCCAGCAATGATGGTGCAGCTTCAGGGGCACGGTCTTGTGTCACATCACTGTCAAAACAGGCAGTCCCCACACAGCACAGCCAGTCATCCTCtgtgggagggaaagaggaggaggagggaagagaggatgcAGAGGAAGTGACCATGGAGGATGCAGAGACCCAGCCTCCAGAGGACTTTgctgtgatggaggaggaggacaggggtgatggtttggcggaggaggaagaggacgctCAGAGCAGTCCTGTCTACCC GGTACAGGTGACAGAGGCCTCAGGTCACTCTCCATCACCAGACAGCCAGACCAGCACTGCCGCCTGCCACCTGTCTCCCTCG ACCCTGCCAGTGGCTGAAGACAAGGAGGGTCGGCCACTGCTGACTGACAACTGGTTCAGCTGGCCCCCTGTGCCGCCAGTCTGCTGTCTGCACAGGACTTaccg AATGTCTTCCAAGAAAAGGAAAGAG CTCCCCTCAGATGGACAGCCCTACTTCTGTCCAGACAGAAGCGATGCTGGTGCCTATAGCCAGGTGATCGTATGCATGCTGGATTCATACCTGCAGCAGTTCAGCACTGTGCAGCGCTGTCTCCACAGCTTGCTGCCCTGGGGAAAACCTGTGCGGGCTGGACAGCACATGCCTGCCTCCCTAGACTGCAGGAAGAGAGGACAGCCATCCTTTCACTTTGATCTGGACAACAGTGAGGAGGATGCAGAGGAGGAAGATTTTGAGCCTGGGCTGCGTCTGCGCAAGAGGCTGGCTCTCCAAAAACGAAAGTGCAAGATAAGCAATGATGATGCCGCTGCAGACAGTGACTCAGTCAGCCAGGTAAAAAGTGAAGGTGGTGAGGATAATGTGCCACTGAAGCTAGATGATGGAGGGGACAGAGCAGGAGACACAGCCGCTTACGATGCAGAAACGCAAGCCCTGGACTCTGACAGCGACCTTCCGGACCTGCACATAGAGTCCCCCACTGCTGTGGACTGCAGCTGGAGCAACACAGGGAGCCGAGCAGAGAAAGGGAAGGCCTCCAGTCCACCTGTTGTCAGTGGGGACAGTCAGAGCTCTGGCTCTCTGCTCAACGAACAGGGAGACCTCTACTCTACCCAGCTCCCACGCAGCAGGAAACGTGCCGGTCAGGCAGGTGGTGATACTGCACCCACACGGCTGAAGCGTCCACGCCGGATGGCACAGCCAGCAGAGGTCAGAGACAACCGTTGTCATAACCTGACACCAATAAGTCTGAAACATAAGCAGCTTCCTTCTAGCCATGTAGACAGCAAAGAGTGCATGCCAAGTattgaagaggatgatgatgaagtgtcCTTTCCTCAGAAAAAGAAGGTGCGAATAGAGAGGAAGAGGACAGGCTACCTCCACATTTCCAGCactgtggaagggagagaggggaggtctgCCATTGTCCACCCCTTACCTCGAGGAAACCGCTCAAGAAAGGACAAAGCAGGGCAAGGGATGACTGGCAAAGAGGTCAGTGAAGGGAAGCAGACACCAAAGGCCCCTGTCCCTTCCGGCGTGTCTTCCTCCTCTGACGTGAGGGGCGGGTACAGTGACGGGGAGGACAGTGATGACTCTTTGCAGTGTCTGGAGCCCTCCAGCTGCACAGACCAtcccaccctcaacccctcccccagtCAGGGGGATcctcaggaggaggaggatggtgaccaTGGGACTGTCAGAGCAACACCCCAGGCCCAGGAGCTCATG GAAGATGGTGACAGTGGATCACATGACTTGGTGACATGTCCACTGTGCAACAAACAGTTTGCTAGCACGGTGATAGAACGCCACGCCTCTGATTGCAGTCTggaggtggacagagaggagacacaggTGCCCCTGCCCtcag TGTCCGTGGTCAGTGTGCCGAAAAGGCGTGCCTTGCGTGGTCAGCTGGACAG